From Fibrobacterota bacterium, the proteins below share one genomic window:
- a CDS encoding glycosyltransferase encodes MLPYGKPRYSVVIVTYNSRENIRACLDSLRGCGPAALGADGSHEVIVVDNDSRDGTQEYLRSQGDIRMILNGGNNGFSKGCNQGAAIAKGEFVIFLNPDTWVTKGWTDAMARHFETKGETKDGFKGVGAVGPVSNYVAGLQRLDVNLPPAWAQAQSFPGNGVPEVAESIARILREANAGRGVESKLLIGFCLMMRRELFLSMGGMDEDLFLGNDDLDLSWRLRNAGLKLVVASDAFVFHEGQKSFKTEKKSHVDRLTQESTDALYRKLVKHYGGRNQVPPALELWGIGWFNPSPSLVAGLDEGAVGLAHGPSAPTHAGGSMINGQRMERDDQAHKADAAGGAWKAVTVIVHAGAARPADDETVAARLDRTLASLPARPGLGIIVLNCAGSITVEAPSGADLRKLDLGPAFPARQALEMALALASGSHVFYCAAGVEASALFNHWLDKRDMATLDAALPLPLRIGEGEAAPGAAVLCRKDWLRGALASLPADGFFAGLGDRASGARAQSAGKPIDPPWLSARAADLPIGLAVRIAASSNRAPAPARETWTPVKDSPAQTMRDGIELYPESLRPILRDSQHVCFAGSKAGAPGVSGPISVFDVAGKPSRFTEQDLFIFRITPDLLDKLPERLANIRRQGERLKRLVAIIDVKEAKGLPPRNGLAAIDLTPDGIRRVLWEAGFAVTGERPYLGFPQGNSGKADPQPGWIQIEAKPRAAAHALSKKVSIVILGFNQMAYTKKCIDSIRKHTRQNHELILVDNGSKDDTWEYFRSVPGAKTIRNATNLGVSKGWNQGMRLADGEYILILNNDVIVGPDWLENMVRLAESDPSIGLVGPRSNYIAGPQVVADVPYKGSTGYDEQGIAPFIRKWQAEHDLSACEFGFIKGFCHLIPRRVFAEVGFYDERYGKGNFEDDDYCLRVRYRGYRALFANDSFIHHFGSVSFNQESNDWRALMIENQKKYEAKWAKGAAAVHDTYLDPAPADLKPAAQAAAPTQALKPAAQSKLKDGQAAYEAGDLDKARTLFLEAQAAEPGNPEPYCSLGVVLFSENLSTEAMSFFIRSLELDGAHADAAQNLLDAISARSGQVTRDDASALAHRFPDNPVFRRFLSGLEAGKSAAPTVPAAPALPAWRSAVEAHIRDGKYSAAIDQLESRMRRGEDAGACANYLGIIAHACGDAGMALAHFRTALGHAPAEADIIFNLSDTLLTMGRGEEALRLLEDAAGKNPIPAGEGPDLAAMAEQVRHALSRGRLNAADLLASRDANQQAEALLRRKDVAGAVEYLKAAVESDAEDFRAYNNLGIASWYEGSANAAWNFFCLALEVRPAWTDALINAFDTGLSLSDPDSLGVLLDHALAVNPNHAQALAMRRHLKAQGPSICMFRTFEALEANARRLADAERLMEQGKQGEAILAYLDAVKAFPENPQAYNGLGVIAFAEKRATDAFGLFELAATLHPSDQDILLNLWQCAQALGRTGDVLPKLRQSVDKNPALADVKAALKAYA; translated from the coding sequence ATGTTACCTTACGGGAAACCACGCTACTCCGTAGTCATCGTCACCTATAACTCGCGCGAAAACATCCGGGCCTGCCTGGACTCGCTGCGGGGATGCGGCCCGGCCGCGCTAGGCGCGGATGGATCCCACGAGGTGATCGTGGTGGATAACGACTCGCGCGACGGGACGCAGGAATACCTGCGGTCGCAGGGCGACATCCGCATGATCCTGAACGGGGGCAACAACGGGTTTTCCAAAGGCTGCAACCAGGGAGCGGCCATCGCCAAGGGCGAATTCGTCATCTTCCTGAATCCCGATACCTGGGTCACGAAAGGCTGGACCGATGCCATGGCCCGCCATTTCGAGACTAAGGGCGAAACCAAAGACGGATTCAAAGGAGTCGGCGCGGTGGGTCCCGTATCCAATTACGTGGCCGGATTGCAACGACTGGACGTGAACCTGCCCCCGGCTTGGGCGCAGGCGCAGTCTTTCCCGGGGAACGGGGTGCCGGAGGTGGCCGAAAGCATCGCGCGCATCTTGCGCGAAGCCAATGCCGGCCGCGGGGTCGAGAGTAAATTGCTGATCGGTTTCTGCCTGATGATGCGGCGCGAGCTGTTCCTGTCGATGGGCGGCATGGACGAGGATTTGTTCCTGGGTAATGATGATCTCGATTTAAGCTGGCGGCTTCGGAATGCCGGCCTCAAGCTCGTCGTCGCCTCGGACGCCTTCGTGTTCCACGAAGGGCAGAAGAGTTTCAAGACCGAAAAGAAATCGCACGTCGACCGACTCACGCAGGAATCGACCGACGCGCTCTACCGGAAATTGGTGAAGCATTACGGCGGACGGAACCAGGTTCCGCCCGCCTTGGAACTTTGGGGGATCGGGTGGTTCAACCCGTCCCCTTCGCTAGTGGCAGGACTCGATGAAGGCGCCGTCGGATTGGCCCATGGCCCATCCGCGCCCACGCACGCGGGAGGCTCTATGATCAATGGACAACGGATGGAACGCGACGATCAGGCCCACAAGGCGGATGCCGCCGGGGGAGCCTGGAAGGCGGTAACCGTCATCGTACACGCGGGCGCGGCGCGCCCGGCGGATGACGAAACGGTCGCGGCCCGGCTGGATCGCACCCTGGCTTCGCTTCCGGCCCGTCCCGGCCTCGGGATCATCGTGCTTAATTGCGCCGGCTCGATCACGGTCGAGGCCCCCTCGGGCGCCGATCTGCGCAAACTGGATTTGGGCCCGGCCTTCCCGGCCCGGCAGGCCTTGGAAATGGCCCTGGCCCTGGCCTCGGGATCGCACGTCTTCTATTGCGCCGCCGGCGTGGAAGCCTCGGCGCTCTTCAATCATTGGCTCGACAAGCGCGATATGGCCACGCTGGATGCGGCCTTGCCCCTGCCCCTGCGCATCGGGGAGGGAGAGGCCGCTCCCGGCGCGGCGGTCCTGTGCCGTAAGGATTGGCTGCGCGGAGCCCTCGCATCGCTGCCCGCCGACGGATTCTTCGCCGGATTGGGGGATCGCGCTTCGGGTGCGCGCGCCCAGTCCGCCGGTAAACCCATCGATCCGCCCTGGCTGTCGGCGCGCGCCGCCGATCTGCCCATCGGCTTGGCCGTACGGATCGCCGCATCCTCCAATAGAGCCCCTGCGCCCGCCCGCGAGACCTGGACCCCGGTCAAGGACTCCCCGGCGCAAACCATGCGCGACGGCATCGAACTTTATCCCGAAAGCCTGCGCCCCATCCTGCGCGATTCGCAGCACGTCTGTTTCGCCGGCAGCAAGGCCGGAGCCCCCGGCGTCAGCGGTCCCATCTCCGTTTTCGACGTGGCGGGCAAACCCTCGCGCTTCACCGAGCAAGACCTTTTCATCTTCCGCATCACGCCGGATCTGCTGGATAAGCTGCCCGAGCGCTTGGCCAACATCCGCCGGCAAGGCGAACGCCTCAAGCGCCTGGTCGCCATCATCGACGTCAAGGAAGCCAAGGGCCTGCCTCCCCGGAACGGTTTGGCGGCCATCGATCTCACGCCCGATGGCATCCGCCGCGTGCTTTGGGAAGCCGGCTTCGCCGTCACCGGCGAAAGGCCGTACCTGGGATTTCCCCAGGGGAATTCCGGGAAGGCCGATCCGCAACCGGGCTGGATCCAGATCGAAGCCAAGCCCCGCGCCGCCGCGCACGCCTTGTCCAAGAAGGTCTCCATCGTCATCCTGGGCTTCAACCAGATGGCGTATACCAAGAAATGCATCGACTCCATCCGCAAGCATACCCGCCAGAACCATGAATTGATCCTGGTGGACAACGGCAGCAAGGACGATACCTGGGAATATTTCCGCTCGGTGCCGGGGGCGAAGACGATCCGGAACGCGACCAACCTGGGCGTGTCCAAGGGCTGGAACCAGGGCATGCGCCTGGCCGACGGCGAGTACATCCTGATCTTGAATAACGACGTGATCGTCGGGCCGGATTGGCTGGAGAACATGGTGCGATTGGCCGAGAGCGATCCGTCCATCGGACTGGTGGGCCCGCGTTCCAATTACATCGCCGGGCCCCAAGTGGTGGCCGACGTGCCCTATAAGGGCTCAACCGGATACGACGAGCAAGGCATCGCCCCTTTTATCCGCAAATGGCAAGCGGAGCACGATCTCTCGGCCTGCGAATTCGGTTTCATCAAGGGCTTCTGCCATCTCATCCCGCGCCGCGTCTTCGCGGAGGTGGGCTTCTACGACGAGCGCTACGGCAAAGGCAATTTCGAGGACGATGATTATTGCCTGCGCGTGCGCTACCGCGGCTACCGCGCGCTGTTCGCCAACGACAGCTTCATCCATCATTTCGGCAGCGTCTCCTTCAACCAGGAATCCAACGATTGGCGCGCCCTCATGATCGAGAACCAGAAAAAATACGAGGCCAAATGGGCCAAAGGGGCGGCGGCCGTACACGACACCTACCTCGACCCTGCCCCCGCCGACCTGAAGCCGGCTGCGCAAGCGGCGGCTCCGACCCAGGCCCTGAAGCCGGCGGCGCAAAGCAAGCTCAAGGACGGACAGGCCGCCTACGAAGCCGGCGATCTGGATAAGGCCCGCACCCTTTTCCTGGAGGCACAAGCCGCCGAACCGGGCAATCCCGAACCCTATTGCAGTCTGGGCGTGGTCCTTTTTTCCGAGAACCTCTCCACCGAGGCCATGTCTTTCTTCATCCGCAGCCTGGAATTGGATGGCGCGCATGCGGACGCCGCCCAGAACCTGCTGGACGCGATCTCGGCCCGTAGCGGGCAAGTTACCCGCGATGACGCCTCCGCCCTGGCCCATCGCTTTCCGGACAATCCCGTTTTCCGCCGCTTCCTGTCCGGCCTGGAAGCCGGCAAGTCGGCGGCCCCGACCGTACCGGCCGCCCCCGCCCTTCCCGCCTGGCGCTCCGCCGTGGAAGCGCATATCCGCGACGGCAAGTACTCCGCGGCCATCGATCAACTCGAAAGCCGCATGCGGCGCGGCGAAGACGCGGGCGCGTGCGCCAATTACCTGGGCATCATCGCGCACGCTTGCGGCGACGCCGGCATGGCCCTGGCCCATTTCCGCACCGCCTTGGGCCATGCGCCGGCGGAAGCCGACATCATTTTCAACTTGTCCGATACCTTGCTGACCATGGGCCGCGGCGAAGAGGCCTTGCGCCTGCTCGAGGACGCGGCCGGCAAGAACCCTATTCCCGCCGGCGAGGGCCCCGATCTGGCGGCCATGGCCGAGCAAGTCCGGCATGCCCTATCCCGGGGACGCTTGAACGCCGCGGATCTTTTGGCCTCGCGCGATGCCAACCAACAGGCCGAAGCGCTGCTACGACGCAAGGATGTCGCGGGGGCCGTCGAGTACCTGAAAGCGGCCGTCGAATCCGATGCGGAGGACTTCCGCGCCTATAACAACCTCGGGATCGCTTCGTGGTACGAAGGCAGCGCCAACGCGGCCTGGAACTTCTTCTGCTTGGCCTTGGAGGTGCGTCCCGCCTGGACGGATGCGCTCATCAACGCTTTCGATACCGGCTTGTCATTGTCGGATCCGGATTCGCTCGGCGTGCTCCTGGACCATGCCCTGGCCGTCAACCCCAATCATGCCCAGGCCTTGGCCATGCGCCGCCATCTCAAGGCGCAGGGCCCGTCCATCTGCATGTTCCGGACCTTCGAGGCCCTGGAAGCGAACGCGCGCCGGTTGGCCGATGCCGAACGCCTGATGGAACAAGGCAAGCAGGGCGAAGCCATCCTGGCCTACCTGGATGCCGTCAAGGCCTTCCCGGAAAATCCGCAGGCCTACAACGGCTTAGGAGTCATCGCCTTCGCCGAAAAACGCGCGACGGACGCTTTCGGCCTGTTCGAGTTGGCGGCGACCTTGCATCCCTCGGATCAGGACATCCTCCTCAACCTCTGGCAATGCGCCCAGGCCCTGGGCCGTACGGGCGACGTGCTGCCCAAGCTCCGCCAATCGGTGGACAAGAACCCGGCCTTGGCGGATGTAAAGGCGGCCCTGAAGGCTTACGCTTGA
- a CDS encoding amidohydrolase family protein, whose product MWTLPPRKSRPEAEPQSPLQFHPRSNGEFPAWDPTPREIAADRLFHATAAEKAKRLGMSRRKFIESAAGMATALVVLNQVMGCRLYGVDDEHTYDPDRAKNLLAPEQFIFDGHTHPRDQLGIEDFLRAMFINSTTTLACITVGQGAGTGPDDTQGWAEHVAVRELANRISGGKRVVIQGKVWPKRAGVAILDQAQLDGMETMARLWKVAAWKTYPHEADNWRLDDDAIGIPFIERGRQLGIKVFSIHKGLGTSSPVDVPAAARLYPDCVFNVFHAGVDSDYTEGEYDPANTKGMDRLIAAFEAAGNPGNVYADLGSIWNTYSVGSADAAGHLLGKLLKHLGEDRICWGTDALVVGQPAPQIASFNAFQIPQALQDKHGYPALTAQAKAKILGLNSARIYGIDPKATLKAVSDDGLARMRALVEAGEAPYRPHFGWGPRTRREFLAMLRGERREARS is encoded by the coding sequence ATGTGGACCTTACCTCCGCGGAAATCCCGGCCCGAAGCGGAGCCCCAATCGCCATTGCAATTCCATCCGCGTTCCAACGGGGAGTTCCCGGCATGGGATCCCACGCCCCGGGAAATCGCCGCCGATCGATTGTTCCATGCCACCGCCGCGGAGAAGGCCAAGAGGCTCGGGATGTCGCGGCGGAAATTCATCGAGAGCGCCGCCGGCATGGCCACCGCCCTGGTTGTCCTGAACCAGGTGATGGGTTGCCGCCTATACGGGGTGGATGATGAGCATACGTATGATCCCGATCGCGCGAAAAACCTGCTGGCGCCGGAACAATTCATCTTCGACGGGCATACGCATCCCCGGGACCAGCTCGGCATCGAGGATTTCCTGCGGGCCATGTTCATCAACAGCACCACCACCTTGGCCTGCATCACCGTGGGGCAAGGCGCCGGGACCGGGCCCGACGATACGCAAGGATGGGCGGAGCACGTCGCCGTAAGGGAATTGGCCAACCGCATCTCCGGCGGCAAGCGCGTCGTCATCCAAGGCAAGGTATGGCCCAAGCGCGCTGGAGTCGCCATCCTCGATCAGGCCCAACTCGATGGCATGGAAACCATGGCCAGGCTGTGGAAGGTGGCGGCCTGGAAAACCTATCCCCATGAGGCGGACAATTGGCGCCTGGACGACGATGCCATCGGCATCCCTTTCATCGAACGGGGGCGGCAACTGGGGATCAAGGTATTCTCGATCCACAAGGGCCTGGGCACCAGTTCGCCCGTCGACGTGCCCGCCGCAGCCAGGCTTTATCCCGATTGCGTTTTCAACGTCTTCCATGCGGGCGTGGATAGCGACTATACGGAAGGGGAATATGATCCGGCCAATACCAAGGGCATGGATCGCCTGATAGCCGCCTTCGAGGCCGCCGGCAATCCCGGCAACGTGTACGCGGATCTGGGTTCCATATGGAACACCTATTCCGTCGGCTCGGCGGATGCGGCCGGGCATCTGCTGGGTAAACTCCTTAAGCATCTGGGCGAGGATCGCATCTGCTGGGGAACCGACGCCTTGGTGGTGGGCCAACCGGCGCCGCAGATCGCGTCCTTCAACGCCTTCCAGATCCCCCAGGCCTTGCAGGACAAGCATGGCTATCCCGCCCTGACCGCGCAGGCCAAGGCCAAGATCCTAGGGCTCAACAGCGCGCGCATCTACGGAATCGATCCGAAGGCAACCCTGAAAGCGGTATCGGATGATGGGCTGGCGCGCATGCGGGCCTTGGTGGAAGCGGGCGAAGCCCCTTATCGCCCGCATTTCGGCTGGGGCCCGCGGACGCGGCGGGAGTTTTTAGCGATGCTACGCGGAGAACGGCGCGAAGCCCGCAGTTAG
- a CDS encoding MerR family transcriptional regulator → MFADTMEMTEKKTQEPLISIRDAARIIGVPPHTIRYWEKEFSDFLVAPRTMGKQRRYGDAQINKLRTIFRMLKEEGYSIAGAKRALAKQNQAANLANSQASGTLESLSAEMAEKILAMVKNELHYQF, encoded by the coding sequence ATGTTTGCCGACACGATGGAAATGACCGAGAAGAAGACCCAGGAACCCCTTATCAGCATCCGCGATGCCGCGCGCATCATAGGCGTGCCGCCCCATACCATCCGGTATTGGGAGAAGGAGTTTTCCGATTTCCTGGTGGCCCCGCGCACCATGGGGAAACAGCGCCGTTACGGCGACGCGCAGATCAACAAGCTGCGCACCATCTTCCGCATGCTGAAGGAAGAAGGGTATTCGATCGCCGGCGCGAAGCGCGCCTTGGCGAAGCAGAACCAAGCCGCCAACTTGGCCAATAGCCAGGCCAGCGGCACCCTCGAAAGCCTGAGCGCGGAAATGGCCGAGAAAATCCTGGCCATGGTCAAGAACGAACTCCATTACCAGTTCTGA
- a CDS encoding glycosyltransferase family 2 protein produces MNHPRLSVAVIARDEERNLPSLFRSLDGLSAQRILVDTGSRDGTREVARGYGAEVHDFPWTGDFSAARNHSLSLARGEWILWLDADDELTPEARDWLATRLPLLDHSEAYAFRVRSPGPDGAETTWSQIRLVPNGKSLGFRNPVHETLGEAVAEAGLTVRAAPAEILHTGYRDMAAVERKRARNRALLEKALMAPDASAALWLAQGRMRMAEKGWADAAISFRRAIASAHPATHDVLLAAYVGLGQSLCFQDRPAEALEAFLACPRGSAHAPWLLECGKALWLTGLKAEARSLWTRCLNAGPEYGGVPFDWEGIRNASATLLETTREGDDPERGSPPPEDPLAPPGGGGGGPRLDLSICSILKDEAANLPGLLACLPLGRAEWIVVDTGSTDGTVEALQEAGIQARQFSWCDDFSAARNVSLAAATRGWILWLDADDRVDEDFWEALAPLLDGPKRAYRFVVRSPRENSRGECFRQIRLFPNHLGAAFEGRIHEQLGTSLGRLKVPIGATDLEILHLGYDTPAKRGAKLKRNRALLEKERQEFPADPVVIMEYGNCLYQSGEYAGATEAYLSLLPGRDPRALGDAPADEALRHYPAFLAETFAKQERDAEAEEWFRLAARWDASDPKPLYWLGKRALAANNLRGALEFLYGALDRPVTVGRVATDAYTVRRNSLALAVLCELQLFGPGKAPRAREALRELIAGGLRDFPLDPRVPWDFFKATDCDAEAEGYARAYLALAPGDVGLWEDLLESLYERGKHRDVLALFESRPFLRLRSGVLEAFRGKCAESAGRPVEEIYANYREALRKFPEDPTLLVYFSEFVNHNKLYAKCYADLKAMARPSETMRDFLRQMEALGYGQGAA; encoded by the coding sequence TTGAACCACCCGCGGCTATCCGTCGCCGTCATCGCCCGCGATGAGGAACGGAACTTGCCGTCATTGTTCCGGTCCCTCGACGGGCTATCGGCCCAGCGCATCCTGGTCGATACCGGGAGCCGCGATGGCACGCGGGAAGTCGCCCGAGGCTACGGCGCCGAGGTCCACGATTTCCCCTGGACGGGCGATTTCTCCGCCGCGCGCAACCATTCGCTTTCGCTGGCCCGGGGCGAATGGATCCTGTGGCTGGACGCTGATGACGAACTGACGCCGGAAGCACGGGACTGGCTCGCGACCCGCCTGCCGCTCTTGGACCACTCCGAGGCCTACGCCTTTCGCGTGCGATCCCCCGGGCCGGACGGCGCCGAAACCACCTGGTCGCAAATCCGCCTCGTACCCAACGGCAAAAGCCTGGGCTTCCGCAATCCCGTGCACGAGACCTTGGGCGAAGCCGTGGCGGAAGCCGGGCTGACCGTGCGCGCCGCGCCCGCGGAAATCCTGCACACCGGGTACCGGGACATGGCCGCCGTGGAACGCAAGCGCGCCCGCAACCGCGCCCTTTTGGAAAAAGCGCTGATGGCCCCGGATGCCTCGGCGGCCTTATGGCTGGCCCAAGGCCGCATGCGGATGGCCGAGAAAGGCTGGGCGGACGCCGCGATCTCGTTTCGGCGGGCTATAGCAAGCGCGCACCCCGCCACCCATGACGTCCTGCTGGCCGCCTACGTGGGGCTGGGCCAATCCCTTTGCTTCCAGGATCGGCCAGCCGAAGCTCTGGAAGCCTTCCTGGCCTGCCCGCGTGGGTCGGCGCATGCGCCTTGGCTACTCGAATGCGGCAAAGCCCTTTGGCTCACCGGCCTCAAGGCCGAAGCCCGTTCGTTATGGACCCGGTGCCTGAACGCCGGGCCGGAATACGGCGGCGTGCCTTTCGACTGGGAAGGCATACGTAACGCGTCCGCTACCCTCTTGGAAACCACGCGCGAAGGCGATGACCCGGAACGCGGGTCGCCTCCACCGGAAGATCCTTTGGCCCCGCCGGGAGGCGGAGGCGGCGGGCCGCGCCTGGACCTGTCCATCTGCTCGATCCTGAAGGACGAAGCCGCCAATCTGCCGGGCCTGCTGGCTTGCCTGCCCTTGGGCCGCGCGGAATGGATCGTCGTGGATACGGGTTCGACCGACGGCACGGTGGAGGCCTTGCAGGAGGCGGGCATACAGGCGCGCCAATTTTCCTGGTGCGACGATTTCTCGGCGGCCCGCAACGTTTCCTTGGCCGCGGCCACCCGAGGCTGGATATTGTGGCTCGACGCCGACGACCGCGTGGACGAGGATTTCTGGGAAGCCCTGGCGCCCTTGCTGGACGGCCCCAAGCGGGCTTACCGCTTCGTGGTGCGGAGCCCGCGGGAGAATTCCCGCGGCGAATGCTTCCGGCAGATCCGCTTGTTCCCCAACCATCTGGGCGCCGCTTTCGAAGGCCGCATCCATGAACAACTCGGGACTTCCCTGGGCCGCCTGAAGGTGCCCATCGGCGCGACCGATCTGGAAATCCTGCACCTGGGGTACGATACGCCGGCCAAGCGCGGCGCCAAGCTGAAGCGCAACCGCGCTTTGCTGGAAAAGGAGCGCCAGGAATTCCCGGCCGATCCGGTAGTGATCATGGAATACGGCAATTGCCTGTACCAAAGCGGGGAATACGCCGGGGCCACCGAAGCCTACCTGTCGCTATTGCCCGGGCGCGATCCCCGCGCGCTGGGCGATGCCCCCGCGGACGAAGCGCTCCGGCATTACCCGGCTTTTCTCGCCGAGACTTTCGCCAAGCAGGAGCGCGATGCGGAAGCGGAGGAATGGTTCCGTCTGGCCGCGCGCTGGGACGCCTCCGACCCCAAACCCTTGTACTGGCTGGGCAAACGGGCCCTGGCGGCCAACAATCTGCGCGGAGCCCTGGAATTCCTGTATGGGGCCCTGGATCGGCCCGTAACCGTGGGCCGGGTCGCCACCGATGCCTATACGGTGCGCCGGAATTCCCTGGCCCTGGCCGTTCTCTGCGAACTGCAACTCTTCGGCCCCGGCAAAGCGCCCCGCGCGCGCGAAGCCCTGCGCGAGCTGATCGCCGGCGGGCTGCGCGACTTCCCCTTGGATCCGCGCGTACCCTGGGATTTCTTCAAAGCCACCGACTGCGATGCCGAAGCGGAGGGCTATGCGCGGGCCTACCTGGCGTTGGCTCCCGGGGACGTAGGCTTATGGGAAGACCTGCTGGAATCCTTGTACGAGAGGGGCAAGCATCGCGACGTCCTCGCCTTGTTCGAATCCCGCCCGTTCCTCCGGCTGCGATCCGGGGTGTTGGAAGCCTTTCGCGGAAAATGCGCCGAGTCTGCCGGCCGCCCGGTGGAAGAGATCTACGCCAACTACCGCGAAGCGTTGCGCAAATTCCCGGAGGATCCCACCCTGCTGGTTTACTTCTCCGAATTCGTGAACCATAATAAGCTCTACGCCAAATGCTACGCCGATCTCAAGGCGATGGCCCGCCCGTCGGAAACGATGCGGGACTTCCTGCGCCAGATGGAGGCCTTGGGATACGGCCAGGGCGCGGCCTAG